A region of the Corynebacterium renale genome:
CAAGGGTCGCGAGATGATCCTCAAGGTCCATGCCGAAGGCAAGCCACTAGCACCCGACGCAGACTTGAACGCCCTGGCCAAGCGCACCGCCGGCATGTCCGGTGCTGACCTGGCGAACGTGCTCAACGAAGCCGCGCTGCTCACTGCCCGCGTCGGCGGCAACGTAATCACCGCTGACGCTTTGGAAGAAGCCTCCGACCGCGTCATCGGTGGCCCACGACGCTCCTCCATGGTCATCAGCGAGAAGGAAAAGAAGATTACCGCCTACCACGAGGGCGGACACACCCTGGCAGCGTGGGCGCTGAAAGATATTGAGCGCGTCTACAAGGTCACGATTTTGGCCCGCGGGCGTACCGGCGGCCACGCTATGACCGCCGCCGAAGACGACAAGGGCATGTACACCCTCGACGAGCTCTACGCCCGCTTGGTCTTCGCGATGGGCGGCCGCGCAGCCGAAGAAGTCGTGTTCGGCACCCCGACAACCGGCGCTTCTGCCGACATCGAGCAGGCCACCAAGATTGCCCGCGCCATGGTCACCGAGTACGGCATGTCCCCGCTGGGCACCGTGAAATACGGCGAGGAGCAAGGCGACCCGTTCGCCTACTCCGGTGGCGGCGGCAGCTTGTCCTACTCCCCAGAAGTAGCGGCAGAAATTGACAAGCACGTTTCGCACCTGATCGACCTGGCACACCGCCGCGCCTACGACATCCTGTCCCAGCACCGCGACTACCTGGACCGCCTGGCAGAAAAACTCCTGGAAAAGGAAACGCTGCGCCGCCCAGACCTCGAGGCACTCTTCGGGGACCTGGAGCCACAGCCTGCAGGCGACATCTTCCCGCACCACGACGACGAATTCCCACGTCAAGAAGGCCGCGAACCCGTCAAGACTCCGACGGAGCTGGCACTGGAGAGGGGAGAGGAACCACCAAAGCGCTTCTCCCTTCTCGAAGCGTCCCGCGCTGCACGGAAGAAGCGTCAGGAAGAACGCGCGAAGAATGGTGGGCCACAGGCGGGAGGTACCGCGCCGGCGTCGGGAAGCATCCCGCAGTACGGTGGCCCGCAGCCGCCAGCGGACTGGAAGGTTCCCGGATGGCCGGGCACCCAGACTACGCAGCAACCGGCGGAACACCCGGGTGTCGCACAGTATCCCGTCAACCCCGCGCCACAAGCACCACAGGCACCGGAGCCTGAGCCCGGCAAGCACGCCGCGCCGGACGAACAGCCCACCGAACTCATTGGCTTCCGCCTACCCGAACGGGAACGCCCCGACCACAGTTGGGACGACCTCGATGACACCGACACCTCCGGCAACGTCATCGAAGAAGCACCGAAAGTAGTCGATGCCGGTGACGATCCACTTCCCTCCGACCCCGGCACCGACGCCGGGGCGGACACTCCAGAAGGACGCAAGTAAATGGCTGAATTTGATCAGCAGCGCGCCGAAGCAGCCGTCCGCGAGTTGCTTCTCGCCGTGGGCGAAGACCCCGACCGCGAAGGGCTCCTCGAAACCCCAACACGCGTGGCCAAGGCCTACCGCGAAGTATTCGCCGGCCTCCACGAGGACCCCAAAGAAGTACTGAACAAGACGTTCGACGAAGGCCACCAGGAACTGGTCCTCGTCCGGGACATCCCCATCTACTCCACGTGTGAACACCACTTGGTTCCCTTCTTTGGGCACGCACACATCGGGTACATCCCCAACGCCGATGGGCGGGTCACGGGACTTTCCAAACTTGCCCGCCTCGTGGACCTGTACGCCAAGCGGCCACAGGTGCAGGAACGGTTGACCAAGCAGGTGGCGGATGCGCTCGTCGAGAAGCTTGACCCGCAAGCCGTGATCGTGGTGATCGAATGCGAGCACCTGTGCATGGCAATGCGTGGTATCCGCAAACCTGGAGCCGTGACCACCACCTCCGCTGTGCGCGGCGGATTCCAAACCAATGCGGCCTCCCGTGCGGAGGCACTCACCCTGATCCGAGGCTAAGCAATGACCCGCGTATCTGATCTCACCGTCCCCGACCGCTGTCTCGTCATGGGAATCCTCAACGTCACCGAGGATTCCTTCTCCGACGGCGGGAAGTACATCGATATCGACGCTGCCCTCGAGCACGCGCACGAACTCGTCGCACAAGGCGCGGACATGATCGACGTCGGCGGGGAATCCACTCGGCCTGGTGCAACCCGCGTGCCCGCCGAGCTGGAAGCACAACGCGTTGCGCCCGTGATCGAGGCGCTGCACAAGGAAGGTATCCGCACCTCGGTGGATACGATGCGCGCCTCCACCGCCCGCGCCGCAGCCGAAGCCGGAGTGGACATGATTAACGACGTCTCCGGCGGCCTCGCCGACGAAGACATGTTCACCGTCATGGCAGAGACAGACCTACCGGTATGCCTCATGCACTGGAAGACCGTCCAATTCGGGAGTGCGGCCGGGCGTGCAGAACACGTCGGCGGCGTGGTCGCTGACGTGCATGAGACCCTCGACCGGCTGGTTGAGCGTGCGCTTGCTGCCGGCGTGAAAGAAGACCAGATCGTGCTCGACCCGGGCCTTGGTTTTGCCAAGTCGGAAGCCGATAACTGGGCACTTCTCAAGGCACTGCCCGAATTCCTCGAGGGGTCTTTCCCCGTCCTGGTGGGTGCTTCACGCAAACGCTTCCTCACCGGAATCCGGAAGAAGCGGGGCCTACCGCACACCGCTTTGGATGCGGACCCGGCAACTGCGGCCGTGACGGCGTTGTCCGCACAACTTGGTGCGTGGGGCGTGCGCGTCCACGAGGTCTTGGTATCCCGCGACGCGGTCGACGTGGCTGCAGCCTGGCGTGGTGGTCGCGAATGGGCCGATGAGCCCAGCTACGCTCCGTCCTACCCGACGGGGGAGCAGGACCGTGGCTAAAACGGACACGATCACGCTCACCGGTGTGCGCGCCCGCGGTTTCCACGGAGTCCTTCCCGAAGAAACCCGCATGGGCCAGGAGTTTAGCGTGGACATCACCGCCCACGTCGATCTCACCCGCGCAAGCCGCAGCGACGACCTGGCGCACACCATCAACTACGCCGAACTTGCCCAGATTGCTTACGACGCCATCACCGGCGAACCCAAGCAACTCATCGAGGCCTTAGCCGGTGGCATCGCCGACCAGTGCATGGCCCAGTTCCCGGCAATCGCAGACATCGCTGTGACCGTACACAAGCCGGCTGCGCCGATCCCGCTGGTCTTCGACAACGTTGCCGTGACCATCACGCGTCGCCGTGACACCACAAGAGACACCGCGAGAGACAACGTAGAGGAGTAAAACATGCGCGCAGTGCTGTCCATCGGCTCCAACATGGACGACAGGTTCGCCCTCCTCGACACCGTCACCGCACACTTCGAGGCCGACCCCACCACTGAGATCATCGCGGCCTCCCGGATCTATTCCACCCCGCCGTGGGGCGTGACGGACCAGGACGAATTCCTCAACCAGACCCTCATCGTGGAGACCACACTAGAACCCCTGGAACTCCTCCACGCGGGCCAGGCTCTAGAAAACGCCGCCGAACGCGTCCGTATCCGCAGGTGGGGGCCACGCACACTAGACGTGGACATCATCGCGCTTTCCGGCGCCTCCGGCCTCATCACCAGCAGCACCGAAGAACTGACCGTCCCGCACCCGCGCGCCCACGAGCGCGCCTTCGTCCTTGTACCCTGGGCAGAAATCGAGCCCGAGGCAACGCTAGGCGGCACCCCGATCACAGAACTCATCGCAGGGCTTCCCACAGATGAGGTCTCCCAGATCGTGCCCGCGCAGCGCCCAGCCACCGGCACTGATACGAACTAGAGGAGGGGCAGGGTGAAGAAGACGTCGATAAGCGCGTTGGTGGGCACGGCCATCTTCATGGCTGCCGCCGCCGCGATCTTGACATGGCGTTTCTTCAGCGTCATGGCCGCGATCCCCGTGACCGTGTCCGTCACGTTGTGGGTCATGGCCGCAATCTGCTGCGTTTTGGCGCTTATCATGCGGCAACGCACAGAGGCCGGCCGGATTGGGCAGGATCGCTCGCAGCTCAGCCCGGTCATGGCGGCGAATTTCCTGGTGATCGGGAAGGCCTCGGAATGGACGGGCGCGATCATCGGCGGCGCCTACACCGGCGTAGCCCTCTACCTGTGGGCCCGCTCCGGGGAACTCGTCGCGGCCGCCGATAGCTTGGGCGGTGCGGCGGCCAGCGCGGTGGGTGGCCTTGCCCTCATGGGGGCCGGAATCTGGCTCGAGCGTTCGTGTGAAGTCTTACCTCCCAACGAACCCGAAACAATTGGGTAGATTAGAGGCCATGAGTACCCCACGTGAACCTTCAGAACGCGCAGGCACCTCGGACCGCTGGTCCGTTTTTGTCGTCGTGCTGGTTGTGCTTGCGCTTATCGCAAGCATCATCATGTTGGTCACGGACTCCGAAGCAGCACTAAAGATAGCCCTCATCGCCGCACTGTGGGCCGCGGTCATCGGATTCTTCCTGGTGTACCGCTACCGCAAGCAGGCCGAGGAAGCCCGTGCACAGCAACGCCACGAGCTGGAAATGCACACCGTCGAGCTGGAGCACGCGAAGGCAAACGCCCAGGCCACCGCGCCGGCGCAGAATCAGCAGGCGCTCCCCGAATTCAAGCTTCGCGACGAAGACATGCAGGTCCTCGCAGACATCCGTACCTCACTTGCGGACCTGCGCACGCAACTAGAAGAACTCTCCGGATACGCCTTCGGCACCGAACCCGAG
Encoded here:
- a CDS encoding DUF3180 domain-containing protein, translated to MAAAAAILTWRFFSVMAAIPVTVSVTLWVMAAICCVLALIMRQRTEAGRIGQDRSQLSPVMAANFLVIGKASEWTGAIIGGAYTGVALYLWARSGELVAAADSLGGAAASAVGGLALMGAGIWLERSCEVLPPNEPETIG
- a CDS encoding DUF6779 domain-containing protein, with protein sequence MSTPREPSERAGTSDRWSVFVVVLVVLALIASIIMLVTDSEAALKIALIAALWAAVIGFFLVYRYRKQAEEARAQQRHELEMHTVELEHAKANAQATAPAQNQQALPEFKLRDEDMQVLADIRTSLADLRTQLEELSGYAFGTEPEALRAHAWRMEELENRADGVAGQYTHPEKPGDIAGAPSWDAVAGTLGSTDQHGRISPELAQLLEEQEQQPEPEEAAGRHEAAAEPEDDADTDAVYVDEVTAEPEPEPEPEPEDDEDEGRGARRVEDGGISVAELMARMKKRSS
- the folB gene encoding dihydroneopterin aldolase, which encodes MAKTDTITLTGVRARGFHGVLPEETRMGQEFSVDITAHVDLTRASRSDDLAHTINYAELAQIAYDAITGEPKQLIEALAGGIADQCMAQFPAIADIAVTVHKPAAPIPLVFDNVAVTITRRRDTTRDTARDNVEE
- the folP gene encoding dihydropteroate synthase, with protein sequence MTRVSDLTVPDRCLVMGILNVTEDSFSDGGKYIDIDAALEHAHELVAQGADMIDVGGESTRPGATRVPAELEAQRVAPVIEALHKEGIRTSVDTMRASTARAAAEAGVDMINDVSGGLADEDMFTVMAETDLPVCLMHWKTVQFGSAAGRAEHVGGVVADVHETLDRLVERALAAGVKEDQIVLDPGLGFAKSEADNWALLKALPEFLEGSFPVLVGASRKRFLTGIRKKRGLPHTALDADPATAAVTALSAQLGAWGVRVHEVLVSRDAVDVAAAWRGGREWADEPSYAPSYPTGEQDRG
- the folE gene encoding GTP cyclohydrolase I FolE; this encodes MAEFDQQRAEAAVRELLLAVGEDPDREGLLETPTRVAKAYREVFAGLHEDPKEVLNKTFDEGHQELVLVRDIPIYSTCEHHLVPFFGHAHIGYIPNADGRVTGLSKLARLVDLYAKRPQVQERLTKQVADALVEKLDPQAVIVVIECEHLCMAMRGIRKPGAVTTTSAVRGGFQTNAASRAEALTLIRG
- the ftsH gene encoding ATP-dependent zinc metalloprotease FtsH — protein: MNNKRILQYGGIAAVVLIVLFLTSFLTDETRGYQKVDTSIALQQLEDNNVKTAQMDDREQRLRLTLKEPITVEEREGVEELITQYPARTSPEIFSAVTASETEEFDTNVTKDSFLMSMIGLLLPMLLLFGLLMFFLTRMQSGGMFGFGGNKAKELTKDMPTNTFADVAGADDAVEELQEIKDFLEDPSVYHALGAKIPRGVLLYGPPGTGKTLLARAVAGEAGVPFYSISGSDFVEMFVGVGASRVRDLFKQARENSPCIIFIDEIDAVGRQRGSGMGGGHDEREQTLNQLLVEMDGFGDREGVILMAATNRPDILDPALLRPGRFDRQIPVSNPDLKGREMILKVHAEGKPLAPDADLNALAKRTAGMSGADLANVLNEAALLTARVGGNVITADALEEASDRVIGGPRRSSMVISEKEKKITAYHEGGHTLAAWALKDIERVYKVTILARGRTGGHAMTAAEDDKGMYTLDELYARLVFAMGGRAAEEVVFGTPTTGASADIEQATKIARAMVTEYGMSPLGTVKYGEEQGDPFAYSGGGGSLSYSPEVAAEIDKHVSHLIDLAHRRAYDILSQHRDYLDRLAEKLLEKETLRRPDLEALFGDLEPQPAGDIFPHHDDEFPRQEGREPVKTPTELALERGEEPPKRFSLLEASRAARKKRQEERAKNGGPQAGGTAPASGSIPQYGGPQPPADWKVPGWPGTQTTQQPAEHPGVAQYPVNPAPQAPQAPEPEPGKHAAPDEQPTELIGFRLPERERPDHSWDDLDDTDTSGNVIEEAPKVVDAGDDPLPSDPGTDAGADTPEGRK
- the folK gene encoding 2-amino-4-hydroxy-6-hydroxymethyldihydropteridine diphosphokinase: MRAVLSIGSNMDDRFALLDTVTAHFEADPTTEIIAASRIYSTPPWGVTDQDEFLNQTLIVETTLEPLELLHAGQALENAAERVRIRRWGPRTLDVDIIALSGASGLITSSTEELTVPHPRAHERAFVLVPWAEIEPEATLGGTPITELIAGLPTDEVSQIVPAQRPATGTDTN